A single window of Flavobacterium aestivum DNA harbors:
- a CDS encoding M1 family aminopeptidase: MKKTHLLVFLFLTIAGYAQNSNLQLHNIAASEMKIAAKKKNLVTNPNTQNYDITYHKLQFTVNPANYFISGIVTTTFTALSNLSTVTFDLTNQLTVNYVTQNGLALPFTQNANNELVITLPTVLNSGASTTVVISYSGPPANGDDAFTTSIHDGSPILYTLSEPYGAKDWWPCKQDLNDKVDAIDIYITAPAQYVSVANGIEPAAPVINGASKTTHFHHGYPIPAYLIAIAVTNYSVYNQTGGTAPNQYPIINYIYPETLASVQTQLDQTPLILNLYESLFEIYPFHTEKYGHAQFGWSGGMEHTTVSFMNNFDRGLIAHEMAHQWFGDKITCGSWKDIWLNEGFATYVSALVIENFNGQNAFVNEKTRMINNITSQPNGAIYLTDAELADINRIFDARLTYHKGAMVLNMLRFKMGDALFFQGVKNYLKDANLAYKYAKTPDLQAHLEAVYGSSLTEFFNDWVYNQGYPTYTISAQNIEGGKVKFIINQTQSDPSVSFFEMPVPIRVFGAGGQQLDLVLNNTVNGENFTENVPFTITNLAFDPNKNIISKNSTVALGQKSFDLNAIRLSQDSVTNTLSLEIPNGIVIQKAVFHNMAGQKIKETSSVSTWDITSLPAGVYFINIVTNSGKKKFKFVKN; encoded by the coding sequence ATGAAAAAAACACATCTGCTTGTATTTTTATTTTTGACGATTGCTGGTTATGCTCAAAATAGCAATTTACAATTGCACAATATTGCTGCCTCCGAGATGAAAATTGCAGCCAAAAAAAAGAATTTGGTTACTAATCCAAATACCCAGAACTATGATATCACTTATCATAAACTGCAGTTTACGGTAAATCCAGCAAATTATTTTATTTCTGGAATTGTGACCACCACTTTTACAGCATTATCTAATCTTTCTACTGTCACTTTTGATTTAACCAATCAATTAACCGTGAATTATGTCACTCAAAATGGATTGGCATTGCCATTTACACAAAACGCCAATAACGAATTGGTCATTACGTTACCAACCGTTCTGAATTCCGGAGCATCTACAACCGTTGTAATCTCTTATTCTGGTCCTCCCGCAAATGGAGATGATGCTTTTACCACATCTATACATGACGGTTCACCCATTTTATACACCTTGTCTGAACCTTATGGAGCAAAGGATTGGTGGCCTTGCAAACAAGATTTGAATGACAAAGTAGACGCCATTGATATTTATATTACAGCTCCAGCCCAATATGTAAGTGTCGCAAATGGTATTGAACCCGCAGCACCTGTCATTAATGGAGCCAGTAAAACTACCCATTTTCATCATGGCTATCCCATTCCCGCCTATTTGATTGCCATAGCGGTAACCAATTATAGTGTGTACAACCAAACCGGAGGTACTGCTCCTAACCAATACCCAATTATCAATTACATTTATCCAGAAACTTTAGCATCTGTACAAACTCAACTGGATCAAACACCACTGATTCTAAATTTATATGAAAGCCTTTTTGAAATTTATCCTTTTCATACCGAAAAGTATGGTCATGCCCAATTTGGCTGGAGTGGTGGCATGGAACACACGACTGTATCTTTCATGAATAATTTTGATCGAGGTCTAATTGCTCACGAAATGGCGCACCAATGGTTTGGCGACAAAATTACTTGTGGCAGCTGGAAAGACATTTGGCTTAACGAAGGTTTTGCTACTTATGTTTCCGCTTTGGTAATAGAGAATTTTAATGGTCAAAATGCTTTTGTAAACGAAAAAACAAGAATGATCAATAACATCACCTCTCAACCTAATGGAGCAATATATCTGACTGATGCTGAACTGGCCGATATAAACAGAATTTTTGACGCTCGACTAACCTATCATAAAGGCGCCATGGTCTTGAATATGCTCCGTTTCAAAATGGGAGATGCTTTATTTTTTCAGGGTGTCAAAAATTATTTAAAAGATGCTAACCTAGCCTATAAATATGCCAAAACTCCCGACTTACAAGCGCATTTGGAGGCCGTTTATGGCAGTAGTCTAACTGAGTTTTTTAATGATTGGGTGTACAACCAAGGCTACCCTACTTATACCATTTCGGCTCAGAACATAGAAGGTGGGAAAGTTAAATTTATTATCAATCAAACGCAATCAGATCCGTCGGTTTCCTTTTTTGAGATGCCGGTACCGATCCGCGTTTTTGGTGCAGGCGGACAACAATTGGATTTGGTTTTAAACAATACGGTTAATGGAGAAAATTTTACCGAAAATGTTCCTTTTACCATTACAAATCTGGCTTTCGATCCTAATAAAAATATTATTTCGAAAAATAGCACAGTTGCTTTGGGACAAAAAAGCTTTGATTTGAATGCGATCCGATTATCTCAAGATTCTGTAACCAATACACTTTCCCTTGAAATACCAAACGGAATCGTAATCCAAAAAGCAGTATTTCACAATATGGCTGGTCAGAAAATAAAAGAAACGAGTTCTGTATCTACTTGGGATATCACCTCTTTGCCAGCTGGAGTTTACTTTATTAATATTGTCACCAATTCTGGCAAGAAAAAATTTAAGTTTGTTAAGAACTAA
- a CDS encoding DMP19 family protein: MEFGRIIVSETAMNSENLQDVIHSNISVINLMREEGVNDDLIHEDALMSYYLDYYYSQYVTGNFAQFVHQSGWDKELNELIEEGLALIGAEKHLELFQQQSKKVKLMSSVKLNKFLKGKLEGVNPIRDLLNNDTFFEIEENLITLNANFLKSHPDFEVLSVDDMFTTLEEFVGHEIKRE; this comes from the coding sequence ATGGAATTCGGTAGAATAATAGTTTCAGAAACGGCAATGAATAGTGAGAATCTTCAAGATGTGATTCATTCTAATATTTCGGTAATCAATTTAATGCGTGAGGAAGGTGTGAACGACGATTTGATTCATGAAGATGCCTTGATGAGTTATTACTTAGATTATTATTACTCTCAATATGTTACTGGAAATTTTGCGCAATTTGTACATCAATCCGGTTGGGATAAAGAGTTGAATGAATTGATAGAAGAAGGTTTGGCATTAATTGGTGCCGAAAAACATTTGGAATTATTTCAACAACAAAGCAAAAAAGTAAAATTAATGAGCAGTGTAAAGCTCAATAAATTCTTGAAAGGGAAGTTAGAAGGTGTAAATCCCATAAGAGATTTGCTGAATAATGACACTTTCTTTGAAATCGAAGAAAACCTAATTACTTTAAACGCTAATTTTCTGAAATCACATCCTGACTTCGAAGTACTTTCTGTAGACGATATGTTTACTACTTTAGAAGAATTTGTGGGTCACGAGATTAAAAGAGAATAA
- a CDS encoding PhzF family phenazine biosynthesis protein, whose translation MEKRITLEYYVLDVFSNTSYKGNPLSVVFTNGILGLDEYQNIAKEFGYSETSFVYYSKAQKTLMVRSFTPTGIEIEGAGHNLLGAVCGALLKKMPIFDEQDENNRFVIMKHSPIKLTVSFDPATQYPIVQMHQKAASIGVEIPTYKIAVALGLKIEDLDSNDFVPTIVKTEVAHTMVPIKNSQILNDCVPDNKLLIEISKEYQFEGFYCFTISNQNEGNIAEARFFNPIIGINEDPATGTAAGPLIGFLTKKKYTQPNKEYKILQGVKLNQPSLIEVMNRENDILVGGSSIITMRGELYL comes from the coding sequence ATGGAAAAAAGAATAACATTAGAATATTACGTTTTAGATGTATTCTCGAATACAAGCTACAAAGGAAACCCATTATCAGTCGTTTTTACAAATGGTATTTTAGGGTTAGATGAATATCAAAATATTGCAAAAGAATTTGGCTATTCTGAGACTTCTTTTGTTTATTACTCCAAAGCCCAAAAAACATTAATGGTACGTTCATTTACACCAACTGGTATTGAAATAGAGGGTGCGGGACATAATTTGTTAGGAGCAGTTTGTGGAGCTTTATTAAAAAAAATGCCAATATTTGATGAACAAGATGAGAACAATCGTTTTGTGATAATGAAACATTCTCCCATAAAATTAACGGTAAGCTTTGACCCTGCCACTCAATATCCTATAGTTCAGATGCATCAAAAAGCAGCTTCCATAGGAGTAGAAATACCAACTTATAAAATTGCAGTAGCACTTGGTTTAAAAATTGAGGATTTAGACAGTAATGATTTTGTCCCTACGATTGTAAAAACAGAAGTTGCTCACACTATGGTTCCCATTAAAAACAGCCAAATACTTAATGATTGTGTTCCTGACAACAAACTTTTGATTGAAATTTCAAAAGAATATCAATTTGAAGGATTTTATTGTTTTACTATTTCCAACCAAAATGAAGGAAATATAGCCGAAGCACGATTTTTCAACCCAATAATTGGTATAAATGAAGACCCCGCTACAGGAACGGCTGCAGGACCTTTAATTGGTTTCTTGACGAAAAAGAAATATACACAACCAAATAAGGAATATAAAATTCTACAAGGTGTAAAATTAAACCAGCCTTCGCTGATTGAAGTTATGAATAGAGAAAATGACATCTTGGTTGGCGGCTCATCTATTATTACAATGCGTGGCGAACTTTATCTTTAA
- the metG gene encoding methionine--tRNA ligase, whose amino-acid sequence MIQNPKRYTITAALPYTNGPIHIGHLAGVYVPSDIYSRYLRLQGKDVLFVCGSDEHGVAISMKAKKEGITPQEVIDKYDGIISKSFSDFGISFDNYSRTSAKIHHDTASEFFRKLYDKGDFIEEITEQLYDAKANQFLADRFVIGTCPKCGNEEAYGDQCEKCGSTLNATDLINPKSTITGETPVLKSTKHWFLPLDRYSEFLNEWILVGHKNDWKPNVYGQVKSWIDGGLEPRAVTRDLDWGIDVPVEGAEGKKLYVWFDAPIGYISSTKEWAQREGKEWEPYWKDQDTKLVHFIGKDNIVFHCVIFPAMLKAEGSYILPDNVPANEFLNLEGNKLSTSKNWAVWLHEYLEEFPNQQDVLRYALTSNAPETKDNDFTWKDFQARNNNELVAIYGNFINRVVVLTNKYYNGIVPQPNELSEVDEQTLTELKAYPAVISSSLERYRFREALGEMMNVARLGNKYLADEEPWKMVKTDPDRVQTQMYVALQIAAALSSLCEPFLPFTAAKLSRILKIETPINWKTITDNSDLLPAGHQIGEAELLFAKIEDEEIQKQIDKLEATKSANKAENKVAEPQKDLIQFEDFAKMDIRVGTILEAEKMPKANKLLILKVDTGIDVRTIVSGIAESFKPEDIIGKRVTVLINLAPRSLRGVESQGMILMTTNAEGKLVFVNPDADGVGNGETIN is encoded by the coding sequence ATGATACAGAATCCAAAAAGATATACCATTACAGCGGCATTGCCATATACGAATGGACCTATACATATTGGGCATTTGGCGGGGGTTTACGTGCCTTCAGACATTTATTCTCGTTATTTGCGTTTGCAGGGAAAAGACGTTTTATTTGTTTGCGGAAGCGATGAACATGGCGTTGCAATTTCGATGAAAGCCAAAAAAGAAGGCATTACGCCACAAGAAGTAATTGACAAATATGATGGAATCATCAGTAAATCATTCTCTGATTTTGGTATTTCATTTGACAATTACTCAAGAACTTCGGCAAAAATTCATCATGACACCGCTTCGGAATTTTTTAGAAAACTGTACGACAAAGGTGATTTTATTGAAGAAATAACAGAGCAATTATATGATGCCAAAGCCAATCAATTTTTGGCAGACCGTTTTGTAATCGGAACTTGTCCAAAATGTGGTAATGAAGAAGCTTATGGAGACCAATGCGAAAAATGTGGTTCTACGCTAAATGCAACCGATTTAATTAACCCAAAATCGACCATTACGGGAGAAACTCCTGTTCTGAAATCAACTAAACACTGGTTTTTACCTTTGGATCGTTATTCGGAATTCCTGAATGAATGGATTCTTGTTGGTCACAAAAACGACTGGAAACCGAATGTTTACGGACAAGTAAAATCTTGGATCGATGGCGGACTAGAGCCACGTGCAGTAACCCGTGATCTTGATTGGGGAATTGATGTTCCGGTAGAAGGAGCCGAAGGAAAAAAATTATATGTGTGGTTTGATGCACCAATTGGTTACATCTCGTCTACCAAAGAGTGGGCACAACGCGAAGGAAAAGAGTGGGAACCATACTGGAAAGATCAAGATACAAAGTTGGTACACTTCATTGGGAAAGACAATATCGTTTTTCACTGTGTGATTTTCCCAGCTATGCTAAAAGCCGAAGGAAGTTACATTTTACCAGATAATGTTCCTGCAAATGAGTTCTTGAATTTAGAAGGAAACAAATTATCTACTTCTAAAAACTGGGCGGTTTGGTTGCACGAATACTTGGAAGAATTCCCGAACCAACAAGATGTTTTACGTTATGCCTTAACATCAAACGCACCCGAAACCAAAGACAATGATTTTACCTGGAAAGATTTTCAGGCAAGAAACAACAATGAATTGGTTGCGATTTATGGAAACTTCATTAATCGTGTAGTGGTGTTGACCAATAAATACTACAATGGAATTGTACCTCAACCAAATGAATTATCTGAAGTTGATGAACAAACCTTGACAGAATTAAAAGCGTATCCAGCCGTAATCTCTAGTTCATTAGAAAGATACCGATTCAGAGAAGCTTTGGGCGAGATGATGAATGTAGCCAGACTTGGAAACAAATATTTGGCAGACGAAGAGCCTTGGAAAATGGTTAAAACTGATCCAGACCGTGTACAAACTCAAATGTATGTTGCCTTGCAAATTGCTGCTGCTTTAAGTTCGCTTTGTGAGCCTTTCTTACCATTTACAGCTGCAAAATTATCTCGAATCTTAAAGATAGAAACACCAATTAATTGGAAAACTATAACCGATAATTCTGATTTGCTTCCTGCTGGTCACCAAATCGGAGAAGCAGAATTACTTTTCGCTAAAATTGAAGACGAGGAAATTCAAAAACAAATAGACAAGCTAGAAGCTACTAAATCTGCCAACAAAGCCGAAAATAAAGTAGCTGAACCGCAGAAAGACTTAATCCAGTTTGAAGATTTTGCTAAAATGGATATCCGTGTAGGAACTATTCTGGAAGCCGAAAAAATGCCAAAAGCCAACAAACTTTTGATTTTGAAAGTAGATACCGGAATTGATGTTCGTACCATAGTTTCCGGAATTGCTGAGAGTTTTAAACCCGAAGACATTATTGGAAAACGAGTAACAGTTCTTATAAATCTAGCGCCAAGAAGCCTTCGTGGTGTAGAAAGTCAAGGAATGATCTTGATGACTACCAATGCCGAAGGAAAATTGGTTTTCGTAAATCCTGATGCAGATGGCGTTGGGAATGGAGAAACAATAAATTAA
- a CDS encoding HAD family hydrolase, producing MNLKVIAFDADDTLWINETYFDETEKKFCGLMEDYLSHQGISQELFKVEIDNLKLYGYGIKGYILSMIEAAMTISNNTIPVEIIEKIIQYGKELLEKPIVLLDGVEETLESLYGKYKLVVATKGDLLDQRRKLHNSGLGHYFHHIEVMSDKQEVDYSDLIKRLEIQPEEFFMIGNSLKSDVLPVLAIGGHAVHIPFHTTWAHEKIDHKVEHKNFRAFEKITEILTLL from the coding sequence ATGAATCTAAAAGTAATTGCCTTCGATGCTGATGATACCTTATGGATCAACGAAACCTATTTTGATGAAACCGAAAAAAAATTCTGTGGTTTGATGGAAGATTATCTTTCCCATCAAGGAATTTCACAAGAGCTTTTCAAAGTAGAAATAGACAATCTCAAATTGTATGGTTATGGTATCAAGGGCTATATCCTTTCAATGATAGAAGCGGCGATGACAATCTCAAACAATACGATTCCTGTTGAAATTATTGAGAAAATCATTCAATACGGGAAAGAATTACTCGAAAAACCAATCGTATTATTAGATGGAGTCGAAGAAACATTGGAATCATTATATGGAAAATATAAATTGGTGGTTGCCACCAAAGGAGATTTACTGGACCAACGCAGAAAATTACACAATTCAGGTTTAGGGCACTATTTTCACCATATCGAAGTAATGTCAGACAAACAAGAAGTTGATTATTCAGATTTGATCAAACGTTTAGAGATACAACCTGAGGAGTTTTTTATGATTGGCAATTCCTTAAAATCGGATGTACTACCCGTTTTGGCCATTGGCGGACATGCCGTTCACATCCCTTTTCACACCACATGGGCACATGAAAAGATAGACCATAAAGTTGAGCACAAAAATTTCAGGGCATTTGAAAAAATAACTGAAATTTTAACGCTATTGTAA